The Luteimonas sp. YGD11-2 genome has a window encoding:
- the hrpB gene encoding ATP-dependent helicase HrpB produces MTDPTFPIDSLLPDIGATLHAHTRLVLEAPPGAGKTTRVPLALLDAPWLSGRRIVMLEPRRVAARSAAQFMARQLGEDVGATVGYRIRFDNRVSARTRIEVVTEGILTRMLQDDPLLDGVGALLFDEFHERHLSADLGLALSLDVQSQLREDLRIVVMSATLDGERLARFLDAPRLSGEGRSHAVEVAHLPARREESLEVQARRAVEHALARHPGDVLVFLPGQREIARVGAGLATAALPAGTEVLALHGELPVEQQARVLQPASDGARRVVLATNVAESSVTLPGVRVVIDSGLAREPRFDPNSGFSRLDVVAIAQASADQRAGRAGRVASGWAYRLWPESQRLEPQRRPEIAMVELAGLALELAAWGSDQLRFPDPPPPGALAAARELLQRLGALSATGGVTDTGRRMLALGTHPRLAAMLVAARTPREQALAADLAALLEARDPLRSRSDALAERWRALAAFRSGRMPADASRSALAAIDAATRQWRRRLRCDVAPPDRIEAHELGDLLAHAFPDRIAAQHPTDARRYQLANGRTAMLFDDSVLRGEPWLVINELRHEPRGDAWLLRAAPVDEARLRRDFAARFVEHEGAVWDADRRALVARRESRFDRIVLDSRPAGRVDPAQAAQALADAVRTLGLEVLPWTPGLRQWQARVASLRAWVPSLGLPDVTDTALLAGLDDWLRPAFAGKTRLDALSEAELGEALRARLDWNQRQQLDRLAPSRIEVPSGMQRAVAYALDHEGMPQPPVLAVKLQELFGLSDTPRIADGRVPLLLHLLSPGGKPLQVTADLRSFWDRTYPEVRKEMKGRYPRHPWPDDPWNATATHRAKPRGT; encoded by the coding sequence GTGACGGACCCGACATTTCCCATCGACAGCCTGCTGCCGGACATCGGTGCCACGCTGCACGCCCACACGCGCCTGGTGCTGGAAGCCCCGCCCGGCGCCGGCAAGACCACCCGCGTACCGCTGGCGCTGCTCGACGCGCCGTGGCTTTCCGGCAGGCGCATCGTGATGCTGGAGCCACGCCGGGTGGCCGCGCGCAGCGCCGCGCAGTTCATGGCCCGGCAGCTGGGCGAAGACGTCGGTGCCACCGTCGGCTACCGCATCCGCTTCGACAACCGGGTGTCCGCGCGCACCCGCATCGAAGTGGTCACCGAGGGCATCCTCACCCGCATGCTGCAGGACGACCCGCTGCTCGACGGCGTCGGTGCGCTGCTGTTCGACGAATTCCACGAGCGGCACCTGTCCGCCGACCTCGGGCTTGCGCTGTCGCTCGACGTGCAGTCGCAGCTGCGCGAGGACCTGCGCATCGTGGTGATGTCGGCGACGCTCGACGGCGAGCGCCTGGCGCGCTTCCTCGATGCACCGCGGCTGTCGGGCGAGGGCCGCAGCCATGCGGTCGAGGTCGCCCACCTGCCGGCGCGACGCGAGGAGTCGCTGGAGGTGCAGGCGCGACGTGCGGTCGAGCACGCGCTGGCAAGGCACCCCGGCGACGTGCTGGTGTTCCTGCCGGGGCAGCGCGAGATCGCACGGGTCGGCGCGGGCTTGGCAACCGCGGCACTGCCGGCGGGGACCGAGGTGCTGGCCCTGCATGGCGAACTGCCGGTGGAACAGCAGGCACGCGTGCTGCAGCCGGCATCCGATGGCGCCCGCCGCGTGGTGCTGGCGACCAATGTCGCGGAATCGTCGGTCACCCTTCCCGGCGTGCGGGTGGTGATCGACAGCGGGCTCGCACGCGAGCCACGCTTCGATCCCAACAGCGGGTTCTCGCGGCTGGACGTGGTCGCGATCGCGCAGGCGTCGGCCGACCAGCGCGCCGGGCGTGCCGGTCGCGTGGCATCCGGCTGGGCGTACCGGCTGTGGCCGGAATCGCAGCGGCTGGAACCGCAGCGGCGGCCGGAGATCGCCATGGTCGAGCTGGCGGGGCTTGCGCTGGAACTCGCGGCCTGGGGCAGCGACCAGCTGCGCTTCCCGGACCCGCCACCGCCCGGCGCACTGGCGGCCGCGCGCGAACTGCTGCAGCGGCTGGGTGCGCTGAGCGCCACCGGCGGGGTGACCGACACCGGCCGGCGCATGCTCGCGCTGGGCACGCATCCGCGGCTGGCGGCGATGCTGGTGGCCGCGCGCACGCCGCGCGAACAGGCGCTGGCGGCGGATCTCGCGGCGTTGCTGGAAGCGCGCGATCCGCTGCGCAGCCGCAGCGATGCGCTGGCCGAGCGCTGGCGTGCACTGGCCGCATTCCGCAGCGGACGGATGCCGGCCGATGCCAGCCGCTCGGCGCTGGCCGCGATCGATGCCGCCACCCGGCAATGGCGCCGACGCCTGCGTTGCGACGTCGCCCCGCCCGATCGCATCGAGGCGCATGAACTCGGCGACCTGCTCGCGCACGCGTTTCCGGATCGCATCGCCGCGCAGCACCCCACGGACGCGCGCCGTTACCAGCTGGCCAACGGGCGCACCGCGATGCTGTTCGATGACAGCGTCCTGCGCGGCGAGCCGTGGCTGGTGATCAACGAACTGCGCCATGAGCCACGCGGCGATGCCTGGCTGTTGCGCGCCGCCCCGGTCGACGAAGCACGCCTGCGGCGCGACTTCGCCGCGCGCTTCGTCGAACACGAGGGCGCGGTGTGGGACGCGGACCGGCGCGCGCTGGTGGCGCGGCGCGAATCGCGCTTCGACCGCATCGTGCTCGACAGTCGCCCCGCCGGCCGCGTGGATCCGGCGCAGGCCGCGCAGGCACTGGCGGACGCGGTGCGCACGCTCGGCCTCGAAGTGCTGCCGTGGACGCCCGGCCTGCGGCAGTGGCAGGCGCGCGTGGCCTCGCTGCGTGCCTGGGTGCCGTCGCTGGGGCTGCCGGACGTGACCGATACGGCGTTGCTGGCCGGGCTCGATGACTGGCTCAGGCCCGCATTCGCCGGCAAGACCCGGCTGGACGCGCTGTCGGAGGCGGAACTGGGCGAGGCGCTGCGCGCACGGCTGGACTGGAACCAGCGCCAGCAGCTCGATCGGCTGGCGCCGTCGCGCATCGAGGTGCCATCCGGCATGCAGCGCGCGGTCGCGTACGCGCTGGATCACGAGGGCATGCCGCAGCCGCCGGTGCTCGCGGTCAAGCTGCAGGAGCTGTTCGGACTGTCCGACACCCCGCGCATCGCCGACGGCCGCGTGCCGCTGCTGCTGCACCTGCTCTCGCCGGGCGGCAAGCCGCTGCAGGTCACCGCCGACCTGCGCAGCTTCTGGGACCGCACCTACCCCGAGGTGCGCAAGGAGATGAAGGGCCGCTATCCCCGACATCCGTGGCCGGATGATCCCTGGAATGCCACCGCAACCCATCGGGCAAAGCCGCGCGGGACGTGA